The Cyprinus carpio isolate SPL01 chromosome A5, ASM1834038v1, whole genome shotgun sequence genome has a segment encoding these proteins:
- the LOC109102579 gene encoding LOW QUALITY PROTEIN: pentatricopeptide repeat-containing protein 2, mitochondrial (The sequence of the model RefSeq protein was modified relative to this genomic sequence to represent the inferred CDS: inserted 2 bases in 1 codon), with the protein MALRGLRACARVVLTDSSRAAVLRGAIQSDCLKCRHGAKRYLLSXDVVKLQDFQQRKLAIAYQVSGSKGYYFDTVNQKMEKKQLILKDELKILLYLCQSAEDVFVARNAMYRYHEENRNMAFGEFKFGPLFMRLCYELGLEELGARTLTDPALKGFFSDSTSFNIAIDMLFIKECYKSGLEVVGEMKKQGVQFNKDTFMLAFATCYKLNTPKSYHICLTLLEEGQTKGSLIPRHAYCFATALALKQNDIERAQAFYSQIMSTDSRLCQNLRVLILAMKGSIKEAVSALTTALVSKTPVFVKKPEFSQEVVNVLRSKSAGGLWEGKVEQVVRPLEEAGQITKLTIDDFLCHTPSRRRRPLGISEHERKTSRRTRRTLQSTLLLE; encoded by the exons ATGGCGCTGCGAGGACTGAGAGCCTGCGCTCGTGTCGTGCTGACCGATTCGTCCAGAGCTGCAGTGCTTCGAGGAGCCATACAATCAGACTGTTTAAAATGTCGACATGGAG CTAAACGTTATCTCTTGTC AGATGTGGTGAAGCTGCAGGATTTCCAGCAGAGGAAACTTGCTATTGCCTACCAAGTGTCAGGATCAAAAG gttATTACTTTGATACAGTAAAtcagaaaatggagaaaaaacagctcattttgaaGGATGAATTAAAAATACTTCTGTATTTATGCCAGTCAGCTGAAGATGTTTTTGTGGCGAGAAATGCTATGTACAG GTACCATGAAGAGAATCGTAACATGGCATTTGGAGAATTCAAATTTGGCCCTCTTTTCATGAGGTTATGCTATGAGCTGGGTTTAGAGGAGCTGGGAGCCAGAACTCTGACGGATCCA GCTCTCAAAGGATTCTTTTCAGACTCCACATCCTTTAATATTGCTATCGACATGCTTTTCATTAAAGAGTGTTACAAAA GTGGCCTGGAGGTGGTGGGAGAAATGAAAAAACAAGGAGTGCAGTTCAACAAAGACACCTTCATGCTAGCCTTTGCTACTTGTTATAAACTG AACACCCCAAAGTCATATCATATCTGTTTGACCCTGTTGGAAGAAGGTCAGACAAAAGGCAGCCTCATCCCTCGACATGCTTATTGCTTTGCAACTGCTCTTGCTCTCAAACAG AATGATATAGAGAGAGCCCAGGCATTCTACTCTCAGATCATGAGCACGGACAGTCGACTATGCCAGAACCTGAGG GTTCTCATATTGGCCATGAAAGGGTCCATAAAAGAAGCAGTCTCTGCCCTCACAACAGCCCTAGTGTCAAAGACTCCAGTGTTTGTGAAGAAACCAGAGTTTTCTCAGGAAGTG GTTAATGTATTGAGGAGCAAGAGTGCTGGTGGACTGTGGGAGGGGAAGGTGGAGCAGGTGGTGAGACCATTAGAGGAGGCCGGCCAGATCACCAAGCTGACCATCGATGATTTCCTGTGTCACACTCCCTCTAGGAGGAGGAGGCCTCTGGGAATATCGGAGCACGAAAGAAAGACCAGCCGAAGGACTCGTAGAACTCTGCAGTCCACACTACTGTTAGAGTGA